The Chitinivibrionales bacterium nucleotide sequence GCCGGTATGTCGAGAGACCCAGATTTCGGTCAACCAGATAAATTGTATTCCCAAAAATGTGAATGTCATCACCGCCCCTACTCGGCTGAAATTTCGCAACAAACGTACCTTGTGCGTCGAAAATGTGTACTTCAAGAACGCCTTGACCACCGAAGTCAACAACATCTCGCGTGTAAAGTCGCCCCTTAGTATCAATAGCCATTATGTTTGGGCTACCGCTTGTCCCAACTCTAAATTCGGTACTGCTTATCGTCACCAATGAGGTATCCACTACATGAATACACTGGCAAATGCCATCACCAACGAATACCGTTCTGCTGGCGCTTGCTACAATCTCCACGGCCGACTGCACCTGGACACTATCGACTATTCGCCCGGTGGAATCCTCTTTAGCAATGGTATGGCCGTTATTATAGATAACGTACAGATAATTGTTTGAATCAATCGCCAAATAAACGGGCTGGGTAACTGCCCAATGTCCAAGCGTTGTGCCGTCTGCCGCATATTTATTGATACCGTTCGACGAGACTGCATAAATCCTGCCACGTGAATCGACAGCTACGTCTGTGGGTGAATTCAAATCGCCCGAACCAATTACTCTTATGGAATCACCAGTCCTGTTGAAAACTCTTACAAAACTGTCACCGATGTAAACACCATAGAATAAAGAATCTGGCCCAATAGCAAATCGGTCTACCGGCTTCAATTGAGGAACGCTATCGATCAGTGCGATGTTGGTAACCACCTTAATGGTTGTGCCTCCGCTGAACTTTCCCGCATTGTCACCCTTGTCGATGGAAACCACCTTGTACTCATAGCTCTGGTCTTGAATCCCCGTGCTGTCTCTGTAAACCGTACCTCTGACCAACGTAGTCCCGTTGATCGGTGTCTGGCCGAAGCTTGAGTCAACATTCCGCCGATATACGTTGTACCCCTTGACCAATGCCGAATCCTCTTTGTTCCAGGTGAGCGTGACTATCTGCCTTGCGGTGTCATAACTAATCTTCAATCCCGTTGGTATTGGAATCCCTGTAAACGGCAGTACGATCGTATCAGCCAAGGTATCATTCTTTCCTGCCCTCACCGCCAGACTCGTATCCAGCACGCCATAGTTGTCCAGAACTGAGAGAATGCGCACGTTATAGCTGCCTTGCGCCATGTTTGCCAGCGTAAAATTACCCACTGAATCTTGCGGCTCTGTGAGGGTATTGGTTCCCATCACGATAATGAAGACTTTGCGGGCGTCATCGCCCGGTTGCAGGCGGATAACACCCCGCAAAGAACCAGGGGCTTTCAGGGTATCGGTGGGCGGATTGATCGTGGAGTCTTTGACTACTTTTATGGAGTCCTGGTATACAACTCCGCTATCGCCGGTGGCGAGTACGTTATAAGTGCCGGTGTTAAGTTTTGCGGCGTAGTTGCCGTTACTGTCGGTGATTGCGGAGTCAACGGTTGCGGCTGTCGCCAAAATTTTTCCCAATCCGCCGGTGCGCGGGTTGTAATTGACCGGGTAGAAGCGGACGGTAGCATGCGCAGCCGGCGTTCCGCCGGGGTTATACAGCATTGCTGAAACGCTCGGGTTCCCTACCTCTGTCCCACCCGCAATATTTTTCGTACAATGAAGGAAAATGAGAGAAGTTAGGACCACTAGAATTGCTGCTGCCAACAATAGTTTTTTCATATCTTATTCCTCTTTTTCTTCCGTTGACACCGGAAAACACTGGAAATTCACCGCGAACACCTGCGCCGGGTTCCGTTCGGCTTCTGCTATTGACAAAAGCCTGCCTCTGCACTCCGCGATCGCATCAACAGCTTGTTTATATGATTCCTTTGAGAGGCCGACTATGCAAGCAGTAACATTTCTTTCGTCCTTGTTATGCGAGTCCAAAGATTCAATCGCCAGATGTCCCAGATTTTTATGGAAATTCATTGCCGCGACCGATGTTACTTCGGGGCCTGTGCTGATAACGGGAGGGCTCTGCACGAAGTGCCCGCCTTTTTCCTTTATCAAGCCAAGTTCAAGGAGAAGCTGAAAGGATTTTCTCGCCTGGGATTCGGTGATCCGCGGCGTGACACGTTTTGCCAGTTTGGCAAAATCTTTTTTAAATCCTTTTTGCGTCACAATCTCGCGTATCACGGCGTTGTGCCAATTGCTCAAATACGAATAAAGCCGCTCGTCGATCTTGCCTGCGCTGGAATTTTTCCTCATCACCATCATCCTTGAGAAATACCGGTCTTTTTCCCTGTGCGTTTTGGCCTGGGTGAAATTCACCATGTTTTCGAAATAGTCGGATTCCTTGGGGCTGAGTTTGAAAAGGTCGCACAGCTTGAGGCACAGGGTCTGGTTGAGGTTTCTTTTTCCCTGCATCACGAGCCAGAGAAAGTTGGAGGTTGAAAGCCCGAGCTTGAACGCGGCAAAACGGTGGGAGAATGTATGGTTCAATTGCTTGTGTTCGTTGAACACGTCTTTAAGATATAGCCGATAATCGGTGTACTCATAAATATTGGTTTTTTTCATGGATAAATCCTTTTGAATATAACATACCAAAATGGGCGGGGGATGTCAATAGGGAAGAAAAAATATCGTGTTCATTTAGAACACAGTCTGCTGGCAAAGCCTTGTTAATTTGCGGTCTGTGATATCTTCAATCCTTTATTTATTTTTATCTTTCTTGGAAAATTCAATCTCTATCAAAAAAGGACAACCCATGCCTCCGCTCATTCTCGACGGCGCCTCCCTCGCAAAGTCAATCGAAGAATCCCTCAGGCCCCGCGTTGAAGCGGTTGCAAAGAAAACAGGCGCGGTCCCAATCCTGGCCACCATTCTGGTGGGCGCTGACCCGGCAAGTGCCACCTATGTAAAAATGAAGGGCAATGCCTGTTCGCGCGTGGGCATGCAATCGAAAAAGGTGGAGCTTCCCGAAGCGACGACCACCGAACAATTGCTTGCCGCGATCGACGGGCTTAATGCCGATAAAAACGTCCACGGCATCCTTCTGCAGCACCCGGTGCCGGGCCACATTGACGAGCGGCAATGCTTTGACCGCATCGCTCTCGGCAAGGACGTTGACGGCGTGACTTGCCTGGGTTTCGGCCGCATGGCAATGGGCGAGGCGGCCTACGGCAGCTGCACGCCCGCCGGCATCATGACCTTGCTCGAACATTACAAAATCCCGTTCGCGGGAAAGCACGCCGTGGTGGTGGGCAGGAGCCCGATTCTCGGCAAACCCATGGCCATGATGCTGCTCAACAAGCATGCAACGGTCACCATCTGCCATTCAAGAACGCAGGACCTGCCGGGTCTGGTGCGTCAGGCCGACATCGTGGTGGGCGCGGTGGGGAAACCGAAATTCATCAAGGCGGACTGGATAAAGGACGGCGCGGTGATCGTTGACGCCGGATACCATCCGGGCAAGGTGGGCGACGTTGACCTTGAGGGAGCAGCGCCGCGCTCAAGCGCCTACACGCCCGTTCCCGGCGGGGTGGGGCCGATGACGATCGCGACGCTCCTGCGGCAAACGGTAGAGGCCGCCGAAAAGGCCTGCGGTATCGGTAAATAAGATTGCCACAGAGACACAGTGGGCACAGAGAAAATTGTAGTTTGACAGCCGAGAAAAGTCTATTTCATAGCCGCAGCTATCAGCGGCCACCGGTCAGCAGCCAGTCAATCTGCAAGAAGTAAACCAATCTGAATGATTTGCTTTTTGTGACATAACCTCTGTCCCCCTGCCCCTTTCCCCGAATCAGGAAAAGGGGAGCGGAAGCAACCTGTCGTTTCCAATGTTTCACGATGGTAAGTAAACTCGTTAGATTCCTGTTCAGCTGTCGTCACAAGGGTGCGCCCAACAGAAGGTTCAGGC carries:
- a CDS encoding TIGR02147 family protein, which gives rise to MKKTNIYEYTDYRLYLKDVFNEHKQLNHTFSHRFAAFKLGLSTSNFLWLVMQGKRNLNQTLCLKLCDLFKLSPKESDYFENMVNFTQAKTHREKDRYFSRMMVMRKNSSAGKIDERLYSYLSNWHNAVIREIVTQKGFKKDFAKLAKRVTPRITESQARKSFQLLLELGLIKEKGGHFVQSPPVISTGPEVTSVAAMNFHKNLGHLAIESLDSHNKDERNVTACIVGLSKESYKQAVDAIAECRGRLLSIAEAERNPAQVFAVNFQCFPVSTEEKEE
- the folD gene encoding bifunctional methylenetetrahydrofolate dehydrogenase/methenyltetrahydrofolate cyclohydrolase FolD, giving the protein MPPLILDGASLAKSIEESLRPRVEAVAKKTGAVPILATILVGADPASATYVKMKGNACSRVGMQSKKVELPEATTTEQLLAAIDGLNADKNVHGILLQHPVPGHIDERQCFDRIALGKDVDGVTCLGFGRMAMGEAAYGSCTPAGIMTLLEHYKIPFAGKHAVVVGRSPILGKPMAMMLLNKHATVTICHSRTQDLPGLVRQADIVVGAVGKPKFIKADWIKDGAVIVDAGYHPGKVGDVDLEGAAPRSSAYTPVPGGVGPMTIATLLRQTVEAAEKACGIGK